A region of Solanum dulcamara chromosome 7, daSolDulc1.2, whole genome shotgun sequence DNA encodes the following proteins:
- the LOC129895904 gene encoding uncharacterized protein LOC129895904 yields the protein NNNNNNNNNNNNNNNNKNISNNNNNNNNNNNNNNNNNNNNNNNNNNNNNNNNNNKINNNNNNNNNNINNNNNNNNSNNDNNNNNNNNNNNNNNNNNNNNNNNNNNNKNDNNNNNNNNNNNNNNNNNNNNNNNNNNNNNNNNNNNNNNNNNNNNNNNNNNNNNNNNNNNNNNNNNNNNNNNNNNNNNNNNNNNNKKKKNNKNINNNKKKNNNNNNNNNNNNNNNNNNNNNHNNIKNNNNNNNKNNNNNNNNNNNNNNNNNNNNNNNNNNNNNNNNNNNENNNSNSNSNNNSNSNSNNSSNKSNNSNNNTSNNNSNNNNSNSNNNSNSNNNNSNSNSNSNSNSNCNSNRNNNSNNNNNNSNNNSNSSNNSKSNTSNSSNNSSNSSNNNNNNNSNNNSNNNSNKDNNNNNHNNKNNNNNNNNSNNNSNNNSNNNSNNSSNSDNKNNNNNNNNNNNNNSSNSSSSNNNNNNNNNNNNNNNSNNNNNNNKNNNKSNNNNNNNNSNNNNNNNKNNNNNNNNNNNNNNNNNNNNNN from the coding sequence aacaataacaacaataataacaacaataacaataataacaacaataataaaaatattagcaataataataacaataataataacaataacaataataataataacaacaacaataataataataacaacaacaacaacaacaataataataataataataataaaatcaataataataataataataataataataatataaataataataacaacaacaataatagcaacaacgataacaataataacaacaataacaacaacaacaataacaacaataataacaacaataataataacaataataataacaataataaaaatgacaataataataataataacaataataataataacaataacaataacaataataacaataacaataataataataataataataataacaataacaacaacaacaacaacaacaacaacaacaacaacaacaacaacaacaacaataacaacaacaataataacaataataacaacaataataacaataataataataacaacaacaacaataataataataacaacaacaacaacaataataataataataataagaagaagaagaataataaaaatatcaataataataagaagaagaacaataataataataacaataataataataataataataataataataataataataataatcacaataacattaaaaataacaacaataataataacaaaaataataataataataataataataataacaataataacaataataataataataataataataataataataataataataataataataataataataataatgagaacaacaacagcaacagcaacagcaacaacaacagcaacagcaacagcaacaacagtAGCAACAAgagcaacaacagcaacaacaacaccagcaacaacaacagcaataacaacaacagcaatagcaacaacaacagcaacagcaacaacaacaacagcaacagcaacagcaacagcaacagcaacagtaACTGCAACAGCAACAgaaacaacaacagcaacaacaacaacaataacagcaacaacaatagcaatAGCAGCAACAACAGTAAAAGCAACACCAgtaacagcagcaacaacagcagcaacagcagcaacaacaacaataacaacaacagcaacaacaacagcaacaataatagcaacaaagacaacaacaacaacaaccacaacaacaaaaacaacaacaacaacaacaacaacagcaacaacaacagcaacaataacagtaacaataacagcaacaacagcagcaatagtgacaacaagaacaacaacaacaacaacaacaacaataacaacaacaacagcagcaacagcagtagtagcaacaacaacaacaacaacaacaacaacaataacaacaacaacaatagcaacaacaacaacaacaacaacaaaaacaacaacaaaagcaacaacaataacaataacaacaacagcaacaacaataacaacaacaacaaaaacaacaacaacaacaacaacaacaacaacaataataacaacaacaacaacaacaacaacaataac